One window from the genome of Salmo salar chromosome ssa25, Ssal_v3.1, whole genome shotgun sequence encodes:
- the map4k4 gene encoding mitogen-activated protein kinase kinase kinase kinase 4 isoform X14, which translates to MANESPAKSLVDIDLASLRDPAGIFELVEVVGNGTYGQVYKGRHVKTGQLAAIKVMDVTEDEEEEIKLEINMLKKYSHHRNIATYYGAFIKKSPPGHDDQLWLVMEFCGAGSITDLVKNTKGNTLKEDWIAYISREILRGLAHLHAHHVIHRDIKGQNVLLTENAEVKLVDFGVSAQLDRTVGRRNTFIGTPYWMAPEVIACDENPDATYDYRSDLWSTGITAIEMAEGAPPLCDMHPMRALFLIPRNPPPRLKSKKWSKKFCSFIEGSLVKNYTQRPPTEQLLKHPFIRDQPNERQVRIQLKDHIDRTKKKRGEKDDTEYEYSGSEEEEEEAQEQEGEPSSIVNQPGESTLRRDFIRLQQENKERSEALRRQQLLQEQQLREQEEYKRQLLAERQKRIEQQKEQRRRLEEQQRREREMRRQQEREQRRREQDDKRRMEEVERRRKEEEERRRAEEEKRRADREQEYIRRQLEEEQRHLEILQQQLLHEQAMLLVRPNSADERYRKNIQGSPQAAQVKVQPPVPPRAAETVANGNAPVAAPPAMHRPMEAQSLTDDKVDRSGPLMGSSNVFETSWGTAYPPPLC; encoded by the exons ggcCGACATGTCAAGACAGGACAACTGGCGGCCATCAAGGTCATGGATGTCACAGAG gatgaagaggaggagattaAACTGGAGATTAATATGCTGAAGAAGTACTCCCACCACAGAAACATAGCCACCTATTACGGAGCCTTCATCAAGAAGAGCCCACCAGGACATGACGACCAGCTatgg CTGGTGATGGAGTTCTGTGGTGCAGGCTCCATCACAGACCTGGTGAAGAACACCAAGGGCAACACACTGAAGGAGGACTGGATCGCCTACATCTCCCGTGAGATCCTCAGG GGGTTGGCTCACCTGCACGCCCACCATGTGATCCACCGTGACATCAAGGGCCAGAACGTGCTGCTGACTGAGAACGCTGAGGTCAAACTGG tgGACTTTGGTGTGAGCGCCCAGCTGGACCGGACAGTGGGCCGGAGGAACACCTTCATCGGGACACCCTATTGGATGGCGCCCGAGGTCATTGCCTGCGACGAGAACCCAGACGCCACCTACGACTACAGA AGTGACTTGTGGTCCACTGGAATCACAGCTATAGAGATGGCTGAGGGAGCTCCTC cGCTGTGCGATATGCATCCAATGAGAGCGCTCTTCCTCATCCCCAGAAACCCTCCTCCTCGACTCAAGTCAAAGAAATG GTCTAAGAAGTTTTGCAGCTTCATTGAAGGCTCCCTGGTGAAGAACTACACCCAGCGGCCCCCCACCGAGCAGCTGCTGAAACACCCCTTCATCAGGGACCAGCCCAACGAGAGGCAGGTCCGCATCCAGCTCAAAGACCACATCGACCGCACAAAGaagaagaggggggagaaag aTGATACAGAGTATGAGTACAGTGGgagtgaagaagaagaggaggaagctcaggagcaggagggggagcccaG CTCCATCGTGAACCAGCCAGGGGAATCAACCCTGCGTAGGGACTTCATCCGTCTGCAGCAGGAGAACAAGGAGCGCTCGGAGGCCTTGCGCAGACAGCAGCTCTTGCAGGAGCAGCAGCTCCGGGAGCAGGAGGAGTACAAGCGCCAACTACTGGCAGAGAGGCAGAAACGCATCGAGCAGCAGAAAGAGCAAAGGAGGAGGCTGGAGGAG CAACAGCGTCGAGAGCGGGAGATGAGGAGGCAGCAGGAGCGTGAGCAGCGGCGCCGCGAGCAGGATGACAAGAGGCGTATGGAGGAGGTTGAACGCCGGcgtaaagaggaggaggagcgcaggagggcagaggaggagaagaggagggctgACCGTGAGCAG GAGTACATCCGTCGCCAGTTGGAGGAGGAGCAGAGGCACCTGGAGATCCTGCAGCAGCAGCTGCTCCACGAACAGGCCATGTTACTGGTGAGACCAAACTCT GCCGATGAGAGGTACCGTAAGAACATCCAGGGTTCTCCTCAGGCTGCCCAGGTTAAGGTCCAGCCCCCAGTTCCTCCCCGCGCCGCCGAGACCGTTGCTAATGGAAACGCCCCCGTGGCCGCCCCGCCCGCCATGCACAGACCCATGGAAGCCCAG TCCCTTACAGATGACAAAGTTGACCGTTCTGGTCCCTTAATGGGTTCCTCCAATGTCTTTGAAACTTCCTGGGGGACAGCCTATCCTCCACCACTGTGTTAG
- the map4k4 gene encoding mitogen-activated protein kinase kinase kinase kinase 4 isoform X13 produces the protein MANESPAKSLVDIDLASLRDPAGIFELVEVVGNGTYGQVYKGRHVKTGQLAAIKVMDVTEDEEEEIKLEINMLKKYSHHRNIATYYGAFIKKSPPGHDDQLWLVMEFCGAGSITDLVKNTKGNTLKEDWIAYISREILRGLAHLHAHHVIHRDIKGQNVLLTENAEVKLVDFGVSAQLDRTVGRRNTFIGTPYWMAPEVIACDENPDATYDYRSDLWSTGITAIEMAEGAPPLCDMHPMRALFLIPRNPPPRLKSKKWSKKFCSFIEGSLVKNYTQRPPTEQLLKHPFIRDQPNERQVRIQLKDHIDRTKKKRGEKDDTEYEYSGSEEEEEEAQEQEGEPSSIVNQPGESTLRRDFIRLQQENKERSEALRRQQLLQEQQLREQEEYKRQLLAERQKRIEQQKEQRRRLEEQQRREREMRRQQEREQRRREQDDKRRMEEVERRRKEEEERRRAEEEKRRADREQEYIRRQLEEEQRHLEILQQQLLHEQAMLLEHTWKELEEQRKAQKLQQQDQSYLLLLQQQPKPLPPATNRPQPPQQLLIQERIKSPQQLTFDRKGPATIREVKPSSVAMTLLLNATIACAAAVINSCLRILSTVSCRVCIFMWGVWLDCWCEGLSLYWSYYYSCSG, from the exons ggcCGACATGTCAAGACAGGACAACTGGCGGCCATCAAGGTCATGGATGTCACAGAG gatgaagaggaggagattaAACTGGAGATTAATATGCTGAAGAAGTACTCCCACCACAGAAACATAGCCACCTATTACGGAGCCTTCATCAAGAAGAGCCCACCAGGACATGACGACCAGCTatgg CTGGTGATGGAGTTCTGTGGTGCAGGCTCCATCACAGACCTGGTGAAGAACACCAAGGGCAACACACTGAAGGAGGACTGGATCGCCTACATCTCCCGTGAGATCCTCAGG GGGTTGGCTCACCTGCACGCCCACCATGTGATCCACCGTGACATCAAGGGCCAGAACGTGCTGCTGACTGAGAACGCTGAGGTCAAACTGG tgGACTTTGGTGTGAGCGCCCAGCTGGACCGGACAGTGGGCCGGAGGAACACCTTCATCGGGACACCCTATTGGATGGCGCCCGAGGTCATTGCCTGCGACGAGAACCCAGACGCCACCTACGACTACAGA AGTGACTTGTGGTCCACTGGAATCACAGCTATAGAGATGGCTGAGGGAGCTCCTC cGCTGTGCGATATGCATCCAATGAGAGCGCTCTTCCTCATCCCCAGAAACCCTCCTCCTCGACTCAAGTCAAAGAAATG GTCTAAGAAGTTTTGCAGCTTCATTGAAGGCTCCCTGGTGAAGAACTACACCCAGCGGCCCCCCACCGAGCAGCTGCTGAAACACCCCTTCATCAGGGACCAGCCCAACGAGAGGCAGGTCCGCATCCAGCTCAAAGACCACATCGACCGCACAAAGaagaagaggggggagaaag aTGATACAGAGTATGAGTACAGTGGgagtgaagaagaagaggaggaagctcaggagcaggagggggagcccaG CTCCATCGTGAACCAGCCAGGGGAATCAACCCTGCGTAGGGACTTCATCCGTCTGCAGCAGGAGAACAAGGAGCGCTCGGAGGCCTTGCGCAGACAGCAGCTCTTGCAGGAGCAGCAGCTCCGGGAGCAGGAGGAGTACAAGCGCCAACTACTGGCAGAGAGGCAGAAACGCATCGAGCAGCAGAAAGAGCAAAGGAGGAGGCTGGAGGAG CAACAGCGTCGAGAGCGGGAGATGAGGAGGCAGCAGGAGCGTGAGCAGCGGCGCCGCGAGCAGGATGACAAGAGGCGTATGGAGGAGGTTGAACGCCGGcgtaaagaggaggaggagcgcaggagggcagaggaggagaagaggagggctgACCGTGAGCAG GAGTACATCCGTCGCCAGTTGGAGGAGGAGCAGAGGCACCTGGAGATCCTGCAGCAGCAGCTGCTCCACGAACAGGCCATGTTACTG GAGCACACGTGGAAGGAGCTGGAGGAGCAGCGTAAGGCCCAGAAGCTACAACAGCAGGATCAGTCCTACCTACTGCTTCTCCAACAGCAGCCCAAACCCCTGCCGCCAGCCACCAACAGGCCTCAGCCCCCACAGCAACTGTTGATTCAAGAGAGgatcaagtccccacagcaacTGACTTTTGACCGCAAAGGCCCCGCCACAATCAGAGAGGTGAAACCCAGCTCCGTTGCCATGACACTACTGCTGAATGCTACCATTGCTTGTGCTGCTGCTGTCATAAACAGCTGTTTAAGAATACTATCTACTGTAAGCTGTAGGGTGTGCATCTTTATGTGGGGTGTGTGGCTTGATTGCTGGTGTGAGGGACTTTCACTTTATTGGTCATATTACTATTCTTGCTCAGGATGA